From the Arcobacter arenosus genome, one window contains:
- the trxC gene encoding thioredoxin TrxC, producing the protein MDKINIVCPHCKKINSIPKKDSYLKANCGSCKNSLLDTTPIDLDESNFDHVVVNSEIPVVVDFWAPWCGPCKMFAPIYNETSQKFPLKALFAKVNTEEQQNLGAKYGIRSIPTLVVYKNGIEVKRVSGALDPLRLANLVNEFI; encoded by the coding sequence ATGGATAAAATTAATATAGTTTGTCCTCACTGCAAAAAAATTAATTCAATACCAAAAAAAGATTCTTATTTAAAAGCAAATTGTGGTTCATGTAAAAATTCGTTACTTGATACAACACCAATTGACTTGGATGAAAGTAATTTTGACCATGTTGTGGTTAATTCAGAAATTCCTGTTGTAGTTGATTTTTGGGCACCTTGGTGTGGACCTTGTAAAATGTTTGCTCCAATATACAATGAAACATCTCAAAAATTCCCTTTAAAAGCATTATTTGCAAAAGTAAATACAGAAGAGCAACAAAATCTAGGTGCAAAATATGGTATTAGATCAATTCCAACACTTGTAGTTTATAAAAACGGTATTGAAGTAAAAAGAGTAAGTGGAGCACTTGACCCATTAAGATTAGCTAATTTAGTTAATGAATTTATATAA
- a CDS encoding N-acetylmuramoyl-L-alanine amidase-like domain-containing protein — protein sequence MKYLILLSIFISSIFSSQIDLGKWNQESFDTFLKKEKSINEISASFLNTPYKANVLIGSYNKKEELVIDFVNLDCFTYIDYVEAIKESKNYKEFKENLVKIRYKKSQITYENRNHFFTDWITQNGFKNITSKLSQNSKKTTKYLNKKDDKNLYLKGININKREFEYLEPQFVDKNFLQKLKNGDYIGIYTNLKGLDVTHTGIIIKKDGKTFFRHASSKKSNRKVVDELFVDYVKKTPGILVLRK from the coding sequence ATGAAATATTTAATTCTACTTTCTATTTTTATCTCAAGTATTTTTTCTTCGCAGATAGATTTAGGAAAGTGGAATCAAGAAAGCTTCGATACCTTCTTAAAAAAAGAAAAATCAATAAATGAAATATCAGCTTCTTTTTTAAATACACCCTATAAAGCAAATGTTTTAATAGGTTCATATAATAAAAAAGAGGAATTAGTTATAGATTTTGTAAATTTAGATTGTTTTACTTATATTGATTATGTTGAAGCAATCAAAGAATCAAAAAATTATAAAGAGTTTAAAGAAAATCTTGTAAAAATTCGATATAAAAAATCACAAATCACTTATGAAAATAGAAACCATTTTTTTACTGATTGGATTACTCAAAATGGTTTTAAAAATATCACTTCAAAACTATCACAAAATAGTAAAAAAACAACTAAATATCTAAATAAAAAAGATGATAAAAATTTATATCTAAAAGGTATTAATATAAATAAAAGAGAGTTTGAATATCTTGAGCCACAGTTTGTAGATAAAAACTTTTTACAGAAGTTGAAAAATGGAGATTATATAGGTATCTATACTAACTTAAAAGGTCTAGATGTAACTCACACTGGAATAATTATAAAAAAAGATGGCAAAACCTTTTTTAGACATGCTTCAAGTAAAAAATCAAACAGAAAAGTTGTAGATGAATTATTTGTTGATTATGTTAAAAAAACTCCAGGTATTTTGGTTTTAAGAAAATAA
- a CDS encoding flagellar basal body rod C-terminal domain-containing protein: MRIDNNLNGMLAVQMQVNQNAQTIASTTKSSTDIENQENLPLNTQDFTNAMVDMIPQTIAYEANANGIRTKDEMMSTILDIKA; this comes from the coding sequence ATGAGAATTGATAATAACTTAAATGGTATGCTAGCAGTACAAATGCAAGTAAATCAAAATGCACAAACAATTGCAAGTACAACAAAAAGTTCAACTGATATTGAAAATCAAGAGAACTTACCCTTAAATACACAAGATTTTACAAATGCAATGGTTGATATGATTCCTCAAACAATAGCTTATGAAGCAAATGCTAATGGGATTAGAACAAAAGATGAGATGATGTCTACCATTTTAGATATAAAGGCTTAA